A genomic window from Sphingomonas taxi includes:
- a CDS encoding EF-hand domain-containing protein, translated as MRATISIYRSSSCHSRWPTPSHMVLLSLFIGMSAAVGQTRVQNRSAAIALHERMDANHDGYVTFQELSTTAHSMVVPKGALPAPSVESRVARRQFDLADADHDGRISLKEAVEGADRSFADADTDHDGILSQDERGTYAAQILLALQAEMSGWKAPPCRPGAACGTALPRSRQDSAGSKRP; from the coding sequence ATGAGAGCGACAATCTCCATATACCGGTCATCATCTTGTCACTCTCGGTGGCCCACACCATCCCATATGGTCCTGCTTTCCTTATTCATCGGCATGTCCGCGGCCGTCGGTCAAACCCGTGTACAGAACAGATCGGCTGCAATCGCGCTTCACGAGAGAATGGACGCCAATCACGATGGCTACGTCACCTTTCAAGAGCTTAGCACGACAGCACATTCAATGGTGGTCCCAAAGGGGGCCCTCCCCGCCCCATCCGTCGAGAGCCGGGTTGCTCGCCGACAGTTTGACTTGGCGGATGCCGACCATGACGGACGGATATCGCTCAAAGAAGCCGTTGAAGGCGCAGATCGATCGTTCGCCGACGCCGATACGGATCATGACGGCATTCTGAGCCAAGACGAGCGCGGGACCTACGCCGCCCAAATCCTATTGGCCCTGCAAGCCGAAATGTCAGGGTGGAAGGCTCCGCCCTGCCGACCAGGTGCCGCCTGCGGGACAGCCCTGCCCCGCTCCCGACAAGACAGCGCTGGATCTAAACGTCCGTAG
- a CDS encoding peptide-methionine (S)-S-oxide reductase codes for MRGCTPRQKKCRRPASGLWSGKVVTELSPAGDFWEAEPEHQDYLERRPNEYTCHFVRPKWKLLQRTPAAGSEIATA; via the coding sequence ATGCGCGGTTGCACACCACGGCAGAAAAAATGCCGCCGGCCAGCGTCGGGGCTCTGGTCGGGCAAGGTCGTCACCGAACTATCCCCGGCAGGCGATTTCTGGGAGGCCGAGCCGGAACATCAGGATTATCTCGAACGGAGACCCAACGAATACACGTGTCACTTCGTCCGGCCGAAATGGAAACTGTTACAGCGTACGCCTGCTGCCGGCAGTGAGATCGCAACCGCTTGA
- a CDS encoding SAM-dependent methyltransferase: protein MTHEMTVGTMPTCFRAYRRASQAPGCRTVCADRRWPQIAAALGELRERGRHAVRIVDAQCACGTLLIVAARHAHAMGFTGIEARGIDRSPARIGRARAAANRLCDPAIGFRFEVADTVEALAEEADFPADIVLWHDQSSGGLQAGIREAVTAAGDLIIGDPAPGTFVKAAA, encoded by the coding sequence ATGACACACGAGATGACGGTCGGCACCATGCCGACGTGTTTCCGCGCGTATCGTCGCGCCTCCCAGGCACCCGGCTGCCGAACCGTTTGCGCCGACCGACGTTGGCCGCAGATCGCTGCAGCCCTCGGAGAACTGCGGGAGCGCGGCCGCCATGCGGTGCGTATCGTCGATGCCCAGTGCGCCTGCGGTACGCTTCTTATCGTGGCGGCGCGCCACGCTCACGCAATGGGCTTCACAGGCATCGAGGCGCGTGGGATCGACCGCTCGCCGGCACGCATCGGGCGGGCGCGGGCGGCGGCCAACCGTCTGTGTGATCCGGCGATAGGCTTTCGCTTCGAGGTCGCCGATACGGTGGAGGCGCTCGCCGAAGAGGCCGACTTCCCGGCGGACATCGTTTTATGGCACGACCAATCATCAGGCGGTTTGCAAGCCGGCATCCGCGAGGCGGTGACTGCTGCAGGCGACCTCATCATCGGTGATCCGGCGCCTGGTACGTTCGTGAAGGCGGCGGCATGA
- a CDS encoding magnesium and cobalt transport protein CorA, producing the protein MPVIAAYLYRHGRRVREIAIDERVDCPIDRSEFVWIGLTDPCAQEVDHLRQLYGLHPLAVEDSLKDGQLPKVDVYGDQLFAIGRTAYLDGGHIVYGQTAVFLGHSHIITVRQGSVRSHKPLRAHLEASPDLLGQGCDYVLHAILDFIVDGYLPLVTALEDEVAAMEQRMLDTFLDRAEIARIFALRRELMRFDRILVPMEEVARKLAKNDLPCIDGEARHYFRDVLDHVRRVEAMASGLREVLTSVFEFSNLIEQQRTGTITRQLAAWAAILAAPTAIAGIYGMNFEHMPELHSPYGYPVTLGVILTVCVSLYWQFRKARWL; encoded by the coding sequence ATGCCTGTCATTGCTGCCTATCTATACCGGCATGGCCGCCGGGTACGCGAGATTGCCATCGACGAGCGCGTCGACTGCCCAATCGATCGGTCTGAGTTCGTCTGGATCGGGCTGACCGATCCGTGCGCGCAGGAGGTGGATCATCTCCGGCAGCTCTACGGTCTCCATCCTCTTGCGGTGGAGGATTCGCTGAAGGACGGGCAGCTGCCCAAGGTCGACGTCTACGGCGACCAGCTCTTCGCCATCGGCCGCACGGCCTATCTTGACGGCGGACATATCGTCTATGGCCAGACCGCCGTCTTTTTGGGGCATAGCCACATCATCACCGTGCGGCAGGGCTCGGTCCGCTCGCACAAGCCGCTGCGAGCACATCTGGAAGCATCGCCCGATCTGCTCGGCCAGGGCTGCGACTACGTTCTGCACGCGATCCTCGATTTCATCGTCGACGGCTATCTGCCGTTGGTGACGGCGCTCGAAGACGAGGTCGCCGCGATGGAGCAGCGGATGCTCGACACGTTCCTCGACCGCGCCGAGATCGCGCGCATTTTCGCGCTGCGGCGCGAGCTGATGCGCTTCGACCGTATTCTGGTGCCGATGGAGGAGGTCGCCCGCAAGCTCGCCAAGAACGACCTGCCGTGCATCGATGGGGAAGCGCGCCATTATTTCCGCGATGTGCTCGACCATGTCCGCCGGGTCGAAGCGATGGCCAGCGGCTTGCGCGAAGTCCTGACGTCGGTGTTCGAGTTCAGCAACCTGATCGAGCAACAGCGCACCGGCACGATTACGCGCCAGCTCGCCGCGTGGGCGGCAATCCTCGCGGCGCCGACCGCCATCGCCGGCATCTATGGCATGAACTTCGAACATATGCCCGAACTGCATAGTCCCTACGGTTATCCGGTGACGTTGGGCGTCATCCTGACCGTCTGCGTGTCGCTATACTGGCAATTCAGGAAGGCGCGCTGGCTCTAG
- a CDS encoding deoxyribodipyrimidine photo-lyase: MRALNERVGKPDGRYVLCWLQQALRARDNPVIDASIRLGNALGLPVLVYHGVREDYPYASDRLHRFILGASRDLGTECRDRGLACVQHVDRAGHREKGLVHRLGAEAAAIVLEDQPTFVARWQAGRVAIRTAVPVYAVDAACLVPPAVLGDGIGGRSAFLRRHEPERDGWMKTQDVVPQLPVYTGPLPFVRDALDACDLDGLVAGLAIDHTLPVSAMHPAGRGAAADRLRRLTTQVLPGYASTRNDATRPDGASGLSPYLHFGVLGPREVMAAVAAADAGSQHKRKFADELLGWREWFHFQARALAAPERYDRIPAWALQTLSAHAGDPRPELETLEALLHGETRDETWNACQRQFLADGWMHNNLRMYWGKRLLAMTPSPEAAWATACYLNDRLSLDGRDPSTYGNIAAMFASSPSDRERPIYGRVATRGDGSTRRRAGGDAWLSAAASRPVPQVSTPVEVPVDPYLTGEPTI, from the coding sequence GTGCGGGCGTTGAACGAGCGCGTAGGGAAGCCTGACGGTCGCTACGTTCTCTGCTGGCTCCAGCAGGCGCTGCGCGCGCGCGATAATCCCGTGATCGATGCGAGCATCCGGCTCGGTAACGCACTTGGGCTCCCGGTGCTGGTCTATCATGGCGTACGCGAGGATTATCCTTACGCCTCCGACCGGCTGCATCGCTTCATCCTGGGAGCCAGCCGCGATTTGGGGACCGAATGCCGCGACCGCGGCCTCGCCTGTGTTCAGCACGTCGACAGGGCCGGCCACCGGGAAAAAGGCCTCGTCCATCGCCTCGGGGCCGAGGCGGCGGCGATCGTGCTGGAGGATCAGCCGACCTTCGTCGCGCGCTGGCAGGCCGGGCGGGTCGCAATCCGCACCGCCGTGCCCGTCTACGCGGTCGATGCCGCCTGCCTGGTGCCGCCGGCGGTGCTGGGTGACGGCATCGGCGGCCGGTCGGCCTTTCTGCGCCGCCACGAGCCCGAGCGTGACGGCTGGATGAAAACGCAAGACGTGGTGCCGCAGCTGCCGGTCTATACGGGACCGCTGCCGTTCGTCCGGGATGCGTTGGACGCATGCGATCTCGACGGCCTGGTCGCCGGGCTCGCGATCGATCACACGCTGCCGGTCAGCGCCATGCATCCGGCCGGGCGGGGTGCGGCGGCCGACCGGCTGCGTCGCCTGACAACTCAGGTGCTACCCGGCTACGCCTCGACCCGCAACGACGCTACCCGGCCCGACGGCGCGAGCGGGCTGTCGCCCTATCTGCACTTTGGCGTGCTCGGTCCTAGGGAGGTGATGGCCGCCGTCGCTGCCGCTGACGCAGGCAGCCAACACAAGCGCAAATTTGCCGATGAGCTGCTCGGCTGGCGCGAATGGTTCCACTTCCAGGCGCGGGCGCTCGCCGCACCGGAACGCTACGATCGCATACCAGCATGGGCGTTGCAGACGCTCTCAGCTCATGCCGGAGATCCAAGGCCCGAGCTGGAGACGCTGGAGGCGCTGCTTCATGGCGAGACGCGCGACGAAACTTGGAACGCCTGCCAGAGGCAGTTTCTGGCCGACGGGTGGATGCACAACAACCTGCGGATGTACTGGGGCAAGCGCCTCCTGGCGATGACGCCCAGTCCCGAGGCGGCATGGGCAACCGCCTGCTATCTCAACGATCGACTGAGCCTCGATGGTCGCGATCCGTCGACCTACGGCAACATCGCCGCCATGTTCGCCAGCTCCCCGTCAGACCGCGAGCGGCCGATCTACGGCCGCGTCGCGACCCGCGGCGACGGTTCTACCCGCCGCAGGGCGGGCGGCGATGCATGGCTATCGGCCGCCGCGTCAAGGCCTGTCCCGCAGGTATCGACTCCCGTGGAGGTGCCCGTCGATCCGTATCTCACCGGCGAGCCGACGATCTAA
- a CDS encoding DUF427 domain-containing protein — protein sequence MRPRPDPVASGQESVWRYPRPAIAEPSDRHIRIEHHGVLVADTHAAVRTLETSHPPTWYLPPVDLTPGLLRRSERQSFCEWKGHAVYWHLMIGGELLRDVAWSYPDPTPGFAVMRDHVAFYAGPLDHCTVDGEQVRPQPAGFYGGWITSDLAGPFKGAPGSMAW from the coding sequence ATGAGGCCGCGTCCAGATCCGGTGGCGTCCGGTCAGGAAAGCGTGTGGCGTTATCCCCGACCCGCCATCGCCGAGCCCAGCGATCGGCACATCCGCATCGAACATCACGGCGTCCTCGTCGCGGACACCCATGCGGCCGTCCGGACGCTGGAAACCAGCCATCCGCCGACCTGGTATCTGCCGCCGGTCGATCTGACGCCCGGCCTCCTGCGACGGTCGGAGCGACAATCGTTCTGCGAGTGGAAGGGCCATGCGGTCTACTGGCACCTGATGATCGGCGGCGAGCTCTTGCGCGACGTGGCGTGGAGCTATCCCGATCCGACGCCGGGCTTCGCCGTGATGCGCGACCATGTCGCCTTCTACGCCGGTCCGCTCGATCACTGCACGGTCGACGGTGAACAGGTCCGTCCCCAGCCGGCCGGCTTCTACGGCGGGTGGATCACGTCCGACCTCGCCGGGCCATTCAAGGGCGCGCCGGGCAGCATGGCATGGTGA
- a CDS encoding LytTR family transcriptional regulator DNA-binding domain-containing protein, whose product MPPVIWLGITIILTIVDAFGVATAFGLMLALVFWGALVAVNMLGWSAWRRSLPGKRDSAGRTALGALVLNLLLPIEVPLLYRLMGRGDASVDWKPFAYGLLVTGFVTVLLRATRARHTPAGQDDEVADTARSPAMPATSFGILARAGIDPADLLSVRAEDHYCRLAVRGGGTLLVHYRFRDAVGDLADVQGAQVHRGAWVADRAVTGSERTGRRWSLQLVDGSRVPVSETSIALCRARGWLERGGLA is encoded by the coding sequence ATGCCACCGGTGATCTGGTTAGGTATCACAATCATTCTCACGATCGTCGACGCCTTTGGCGTCGCTACGGCGTTCGGATTAATGCTCGCGCTGGTTTTTTGGGGCGCACTGGTCGCCGTAAACATGCTCGGCTGGTCCGCTTGGCGACGATCACTGCCGGGGAAGCGTGACAGCGCCGGCCGTACGGCGCTTGGGGCCCTCGTCCTTAATTTGCTGCTCCCGATCGAGGTGCCGCTGCTCTATCGCCTGATGGGGCGGGGAGACGCCTCAGTTGATTGGAAACCGTTCGCTTATGGTCTGCTGGTGACGGGCTTCGTCACGGTCCTGCTCCGCGCCACGCGCGCGCGGCATACGCCGGCCGGGCAGGACGACGAGGTGGCCGACACTGCTCGCTCGCCAGCGATGCCGGCAACGAGTTTCGGCATTCTCGCCCGCGCCGGCATTGATCCGGCCGACCTCCTCTCGGTTCGGGCCGAAGACCATTACTGCCGCCTCGCGGTACGCGGTGGGGGGACGCTGCTGGTCCATTATCGCTTCCGCGATGCGGTCGGCGATCTTGCCGACGTGCAAGGTGCTCAGGTCCACCGCGGGGCATGGGTCGCCGATCGCGCCGTCACGGGCAGCGAGCGCACCGGGCGGCGCTGGTCGCTGCAGCTCGTCGACGGGTCGCGCGTGCCGGTCAGCGAGACCAGCATTGCACTGTGTCGTGCGCGTGGCTGGCTGGAGCGCGGTGGACTGGCGTAA
- a CDS encoding TetR/AcrR family transcriptional regulator, with protein sequence MRPKRVLTDRARALPALAEAFREHGYDGASLTVLSKATGLGKGSLYNFFPGGKEEMMAAVLDDIDQWFAEAIFRPLEESTDPAQAIAVMLDVVSTYFLSGRRVCVVGSLGLNSSGELFASRVRQYFARWIVALAGCLEKGGVAPVTATDLAEEAVSSIQGAIVLTRALNEEAAFRRIIARLRSLLIDAINHKR encoded by the coding sequence ATGAGGCCGAAGCGCGTCCTGACGGATCGCGCACGCGCACTTCCGGCTTTGGCGGAAGCCTTCCGCGAGCACGGCTACGACGGCGCAAGCCTTACCGTGCTCTCGAAGGCGACGGGCCTGGGCAAGGGCAGCCTCTACAACTTCTTTCCCGGCGGGAAGGAGGAGATGATGGCAGCCGTGCTCGACGATATCGACCAGTGGTTCGCTGAAGCAATCTTCCGGCCATTGGAAGAGAGCACGGACCCAGCCCAGGCGATCGCGGTTATGCTCGACGTCGTCTCTACCTATTTTCTGTCCGGAAGACGGGTCTGCGTCGTGGGCAGCCTCGGTCTGAATTCCTCTGGCGAGCTTTTTGCGAGCCGAGTTAGGCAGTATTTCGCGCGCTGGATTGTCGCTCTCGCCGGCTGCCTTGAAAAGGGCGGCGTCGCGCCTGTAACGGCAACGGATCTCGCGGAAGAGGCGGTTTCCAGCATCCAGGGAGCGATTGTTCTAACCCGCGCGCTCAATGAAGAAGCCGCGTTTCGACGCATCATCGCTCGACTTCGATCTCTGTTGATTGATGCCATCAACCACAAGCGCTGA
- a CDS encoding LysR substrate-binding domain-containing protein, translated as MCNRAFESSWTIDTADGQHAIAVNPVLRLFSLVMIRDAARHGAGVARLPLSLVSRDITRGRLIVWGDVQSSRIALWALYPSRRLLNARVSAFLEFLRQSFPNGTAEELAAYLDDRC; from the coding sequence GTGTGCAACCGCGCATTCGAGAGCAGCTGGACGATCGACACCGCCGATGGGCAACACGCAATTGCAGTCAATCCAGTGCTCCGCTTGTTCTCGCTGGTGATGATCCGGGATGCGGCGCGTCATGGTGCCGGCGTGGCGCGCTTACCCCTGTCGCTGGTCAGCCGGGACATCACACGAGGGCGGCTGATCGTGTGGGGCGATGTCCAGAGCTCACGCATCGCGCTATGGGCGCTTTACCCCTCGCGTCGCTTGCTGAACGCCAGGGTGTCGGCATTCTTGGAGTTCCTGCGGCAATCCTTTCCGAACGGGACGGCCGAGGAACTTGCAGCCTATCTGGATGATCGGTGCTGA
- a CDS encoding SDR family oxidoreductase gives MKISGNTILMTGGGSGIGEALAHRFHDRGDTVIIAGRRQEALQRAADGRDRIHTITLDVEDAAQVDDFAKQVVADFPALNVLFNNAGIMKFEDLTGRRDLADAEATLAINILGTIRLTNALIDHLMGQPDAAIVTVTSGLAYVPLVAAPTYSATKAAIHSYSVSLRTQLAGKIEVIELAPPGVQTDLTPGQANRPGYMPLDAFADAVAMQFAQQPTPAEILVDEVQFLRQAEREGRFDETLKTLTERAAKQREEGNQPN, from the coding sequence ATGAAGATTAGCGGCAACACGATCCTGATGACGGGTGGAGGCAGCGGTATCGGCGAAGCGCTGGCGCACCGCTTCCATGATCGCGGTGACACGGTCATAATCGCCGGGCGACGCCAAGAGGCGCTTCAGCGGGCGGCAGATGGGCGTGATCGCATCCATACAATAACGCTGGATGTCGAAGACGCTGCGCAAGTCGACGATTTCGCCAAGCAGGTCGTAGCCGACTTTCCGGCGCTGAACGTGCTGTTCAACAATGCCGGCATCATGAAGTTTGAGGATCTGACGGGTCGGCGCGACCTGGCCGACGCCGAAGCGACGCTGGCGATCAATATACTCGGCACGATCCGGCTGACGAACGCGCTGATCGACCATCTTATGGGTCAGCCCGATGCCGCGATCGTCACGGTCACCTCGGGCCTTGCATATGTGCCGCTGGTGGCGGCGCCGACCTACTCGGCGACCAAGGCAGCTATCCACTCCTACTCAGTCTCGCTCCGGACCCAGTTGGCGGGCAAGATCGAGGTGATCGAGCTGGCCCCGCCGGGCGTGCAGACCGACCTCACGCCAGGACAGGCGAACCGACCAGGCTACATGCCGCTCGACGCGTTCGCCGATGCTGTCGCCATGCAATTCGCCCAGCAACCTACGCCAGCCGAAATCCTTGTTGACGAGGTCCAGTTCCTGCGTCAGGCCGAACGCGAGGGCCGCTTCGACGAGACGTTGAAAACGCTGACGGAGCGCGCCGCCAAGCAGCGTGAAGAGGGTAACCAACCGAACTGA
- a CDS encoding ArsR/SmtB family transcription factor, with amino-acid sequence MARFTHPRLEDVPLDLALHALADTNRLGMVARLAETERLSCTDAAPCETIPKSTLSNHLKLLRAAGLIETTQAGREMINTLRRDDFDKRFPGLLDAVLANRPA; translated from the coding sequence ATGGCCCGCTTCACCCACCCCCGGCTGGAGGACGTTCCGCTCGATCTGGCGCTGCATGCGCTGGCAGATACCAATCGGCTTGGCATGGTGGCACGGCTTGCGGAGACCGAGCGGCTGAGTTGCACGGACGCGGCGCCATGCGAGACGATCCCCAAAAGCACGCTGTCGAACCACCTCAAATTGCTGCGCGCCGCGGGACTGATCGAGACGACGCAGGCCGGGCGCGAGATGATCAACACGCTGCGGCGCGACGACTTCGATAAGCGCTTTCCCGGCCTGCTCGACGCGGTCCTCGCCAACCGGCCCGCCTAA
- a CDS encoding 3-oxoacyl-ACP reductase family protein, giving the protein MSLQGKKALVTGGSRGIGAAIAKRLAADGASVAITYAGNKAAADATVAQIESVGGTAFAFQANAADPVSQRAGVEQAAAALGGIDILVHNAGVAEFSIVTDDTDETYDRQFDVNVKGLHVGTRAALPHLSDGGRIILIGSISGEMAFPATTVYSATKAAVAALARGWAKDLAPRSILVNTVQPGPIDTDMNPADSEFAGQVLQAIPLGRYGKVEEIAGAVAFLAGPDASYITGTTINIDGGATA; this is encoded by the coding sequence ATGTCACTTCAGGGCAAGAAGGCGCTAGTCACGGGCGGATCGCGCGGCATCGGTGCGGCGATCGCCAAGCGACTGGCAGCGGATGGCGCGAGCGTCGCGATCACCTATGCCGGCAACAAGGCCGCCGCAGACGCCACCGTAGCGCAGATCGAAAGCGTCGGCGGCACGGCGTTCGCCTTCCAGGCCAATGCCGCCGATCCAGTATCGCAGCGCGCGGGCGTCGAGCAGGCCGCCGCTGCCCTTGGCGGGATCGACATCCTCGTCCACAATGCCGGCGTGGCCGAATTTTCCATCGTTACCGACGATACCGACGAGACCTATGACCGCCAGTTCGACGTCAATGTGAAGGGTTTGCATGTCGGCACGCGCGCCGCGCTGCCGCATCTCAGCGATGGCGGCCGGATCATCCTGATCGGCAGCATCTCGGGCGAAATGGCCTTCCCCGCGACCACGGTCTACAGCGCTACCAAGGCGGCGGTCGCGGCGCTGGCACGGGGCTGGGCGAAGGATCTCGCTCCGCGCAGCATCCTGGTCAACACCGTGCAGCCGGGACCGATCGACACCGACATGAACCCCGCCGACAGCGAGTTCGCGGGGCAGGTGCTGCAAGCCATCCCGCTCGGCCGCTACGGCAAGGTCGAGGAGATCGCGGGCGCGGTCGCATTCCTCGCCGGACCGGATGCAAGCTATATCACCGGTACCACGATCAACATCGATGGCGGCGCAACCGCTTGA
- a CDS encoding DUF1348 family protein: MSRPPLPPFTHDSAVEKVRLAEDGWNTRDPAKVALAYTLDTRWRNRVEFATNRDEAQAFLTRKWNKEHEYRLIKELWAFTGNRIAVRYAYEYRDDGGQWFRAYGNENWLFVEDGLMSDRHASINEMLIAEADRKFRWPLGRRPDDHPSLSDLHL; this comes from the coding sequence ATGTCCCGTCCACCGCTCCCTCCGTTCACGCATGACTCCGCCGTCGAGAAGGTTCGCCTGGCGGAGGATGGTTGGAACACGCGTGATCCGGCGAAAGTCGCGCTCGCCTACACGCTGGATACCCGCTGGCGTAATCGGGTCGAGTTCGCGACGAACCGGGATGAGGCTCAAGCCTTTTTGACCCGCAAGTGGAACAAGGAACATGAATATCGGCTCATCAAAGAGCTCTGGGCCTTCACCGGCAACCGGATCGCCGTACGCTATGCGTATGAATATCGGGATGATGGCGGTCAGTGGTTTCGTGCCTACGGCAACGAGAATTGGCTGTTCGTCGAGGACGGCCTGATGTCGGACCGCCATGCCAGCATCAACGAGATGCTGATCGCCGAAGCGGACCGGAAGTTTCGCTGGCCGCTGGGTCGGCGTCCGGACGACCATCCGTCGCTGAGCGATCTGCACCTATGA
- the glsA gene encoding glutaminase A, with amino-acid sequence MDLTGIVTAIADEIDAKALEIEGSADAKNPDAEPGGFGMAIVPVDGPVVQVGAIDTFPIQSISKVLALNLALCERGDAVFERVGREPSGDPFNSIVDLERTSGLPRNPFINAGALVIADMLVEQSGGPDSVVDFVTEQLDGNIVPLDDDVLHEGGDLNRAMLSFMRHHGNVRSDSESVMHAYVRQCAIMVDCEGLARAGHFLAHTRLAGKDDAGQVEAKRMRTVLALMMTCGHYDGSGDFAVRVGLPAKSGVGGGILAVAPEVASIAVWSPNLDQHGNSILGIRALEMLAARTGWSVFGPPLSSNGRPS; translated from the coding sequence ATGGACCTGACCGGCATCGTGACTGCCATCGCCGACGAAATTGACGCGAAGGCGCTGGAGATCGAGGGCTCGGCCGATGCGAAGAACCCCGACGCGGAGCCGGGCGGCTTTGGCATGGCGATCGTGCCCGTCGACGGCCCCGTCGTTCAAGTGGGTGCGATCGACACCTTCCCGATCCAGAGCATCTCGAAGGTGCTAGCGCTCAACCTTGCTCTATGCGAGCGGGGGGATGCCGTATTCGAGCGGGTGGGACGCGAGCCGTCCGGCGATCCCTTTAACTCGATCGTGGATCTGGAGCGAACAAGCGGCCTACCGCGCAACCCCTTCATCAACGCCGGCGCGCTCGTCATCGCCGACATGCTGGTAGAGCAAAGCGGCGGCCCCGACTCGGTGGTTGACTTCGTCACCGAGCAACTCGACGGCAATATTGTCCCGCTCGATGACGATGTGTTGCACGAAGGCGGCGACCTCAATCGGGCAATGCTCAGCTTCATGCGCCACCACGGCAACGTCCGCTCGGACAGCGAGTCGGTAATGCACGCCTATGTGCGGCAGTGCGCGATTATGGTCGACTGCGAAGGACTGGCGAGGGCCGGTCACTTCTTAGCTCATACTCGGCTCGCCGGAAAGGACGACGCCGGTCAGGTTGAGGCGAAACGCATGCGCACGGTTCTCGCGCTTATGATGACCTGCGGGCACTACGACGGCTCGGGCGACTTCGCGGTGCGGGTGGGGCTGCCGGCCAAGAGCGGCGTAGGCGGCGGCATTTTGGCGGTCGCTCCCGAGGTTGCATCCATTGCCGTATGGTCGCCAAATCTAGACCAGCACGGCAACTCGATACTTGGAATTCGCGCGCTCGAGATGCTGGCGGCGCGCACCGGTTGGTCAGTGTTTGGACCGCCGCTCAGCTCAAATGGCCGACCTTCCTAG